In Drosophila miranda strain MSH22 chromosome Y unlocalized genomic scaffold, D.miranda_PacBio2.1 Contig_Y3_pilon, whole genome shotgun sequence, a single window of DNA contains:
- the LOC117194498 gene encoding uncharacterized protein LOC117194498, translating to MRPPNYAHYASRELQEWRGSCWRGSSVGLIAGFIGIKLLLFVAISRHRLIRRFRSRHWILHLETYLGPHKALHRSIGCRRPCPYPAHRPIWPLLLLYWRLLEPLLLLLQPIWF from the exons ATGAGGCCTCCAAATTACGCCCATTATGCCTCAAGAGAGTTGCaggagtggcgaggcagctgctggaggggcagctctgtcggTTTAATAGCAG GTTTTATTGGCATTAAACTTCTGCTATTTGTCGCAATCAGTAGACACCGTTTAATCCGTCGCTTTCGGAGTCGCCACTGGATTCTCCATTTAGAAACCTACCTAGGTCCTCATAAGGCTCTTCATCGGTCCATTGGCTGTCgtcgtccatgtccatatccggctcacCGTCCGATAtggccactgctgctgctgtattggcggctattggaaccgctgctgctgctgctgcagccaaTCTG GTTTTGA